The following are encoded together in the Brassica napus cultivar Da-Ae chromosome A9, Da-Ae, whole genome shotgun sequence genome:
- the LOC106415108 gene encoding sugar transport protein 1, translating into MPVGGFVVGDGQKAYPGKLTPFVLFTCVVAAMGGLIFGYDIGISGGVTSMPSFLRRFFPSVYRKQQEDATTNQYCQYDSPTLTLFTSSLYLAALVSSLVASTVTRKFGRRLSMLFGGILFCAGALINGFAKHVWMLIVGRILLGFGIGFANQSVPLYLSEMAPYKYRGALNIGFQLSITIGILVAEVLNYFFAKIKGGWGWRLSLGGAVVPALIITLGSLVLPDTPNSMIERGQHEEAKTKLRRIRGVDDVSQEFDDLVAASKESQSIEHPWTNLLRRKYRPHLTMAIMIPFFQQLTGINVIMFYAPVLFNTIGFTTDASLMSAVVTGSVNVAATLVSIYGVDKWGRRFLFLEGGTQMLICQAVVAACIGAKFGVDGTPGELPKWYAIVVVTFICIYVAGFAWSWGPLGWLVPSEIFPLEIRSAAQSITVSVNMIFTFIIAQIFLTMLCHLKFGLFLVFAFFVVVMSIFVYIFLPETKGIPIEEMGQVWRSHWYWSRFVEDGEYGNGLEMGKSSNQGTKRV; encoded by the exons atgcCTGTGGGTGGATTCGTTGTCGGAGATGGCCAAAAGGCTTATCCCGGCAAACTCACTCCCTTTGTTCTCTTCACTTGCGTCGTCGCTGCCATGGGTGGTCTAATCTTCGGATACGATATTGGTATCTCTG GTGGTGTGACGTCGATGCCGTCTTTTCTCCGGCGATTTTTCCCGTCGGTTTACCGTAAACAGCAAGAAGACGCGACAACGAATCAGTACTGTCAATACGATAGTCCAACGCTTACGTTGTTCACCTCGTCGCTGTATTTGGCAGCGCTAGTTTCGTCGCTTGTGGCTTCCACCGTGACAAGGAAGTTCGGACGACGGCTCTCGATGCTCTTCGGGGGCATACTCTTCTGCGCCGGAGCTCTTATCAATGGCTTTGCTAAACACGTTTGGATGCTCATCGTCGGCCGTATCTTGCTTGGTTTTGGTATCGGTTTCGCTAATCAG TCTGTGCCACTTTACCTATCTGAAATGGCTCCATATAAATATAGAGGAGCGCTAAACATTGGCTTCCAGCTTTCGATTACTATCGGAATCCTAGTAGCCGAAGTACTCAACTACTTCTTTGCCAAAATCAAAGGCGGTTGGGGATGGCGGCTCAGTCTCGGTGGTGCGGTGGTCCCTGCTCTTATCATAACACTCGGCTCTCTTGTCCTCCCTGACACTCCCAACTCAATGATTGAGCGAGGCCAGCACGAGGAAGCCAAAACCAAGCTCAGACGTATCCGTGGCGTCGATGACGTCAGCCAAGAGTTCGACGATTTAGTAGCAGCTAGTAAAGAGTCTCAGTCGATAGAGCATCCGTGGACAAACCTCCTCCGCCGTAAGTACCGGCCTCATCTCACCATGGCCATTATGATTCCCTTCTTTCAGCAGCTCACCGGAATTAATGTGATTATGTTTTACGCTCCCGTTTTGTTCAACACCATTGGTTTCACGACCGACGCTTCTCTCATGTCCGCCGTGGTCACTGGCTCGGTTAACGTCGCTGCCACGCTTGTGTCGATCTACGGTGTTGACAAGTGGGGACGTAGGTTTCTATTCCTCGAAGGCGGTACACAAATGCTAATATGCCAG GCTGTGGTTGCTGCATGCATCGGGGCCAAGTTTGGGGTAGATGGGACCCCTGGTGAGCTACCAAAGTGGTATGCTATAGTGGTTGTAACATTTATATGCATCTATGTGGCGGGTTTCGCGTGGTCATGGGGTCCGCTAGGGTGGTTAGTACCTAGTGAGATCTTCCCGTTGGAGATAAGGTCAGCCGCTCAGAGTATCACGGTGTCAGTGAACATGATCTTCACGTTTATAATCGCGCAGATCTTCCTGACGATGCTTTGCCATTTGAAGTTCGGTTTATTCCTTGTGTTTGCCTTCTTCGTTGTGGTGATGTCGATCTTCGTCTACATATTCTTGCCTGAGACGAAAGGGATTCCGATAGAGGAAATGGGACAAGTGTGGAGGTCACATTGGTATTGGTCAAGGTTTGTGGAGGATGGTGAGTATGGGAATGGGCTTGAGATGGGCAAGAGCAGCAACCAAGGAACTAAAcgtgtttga